The following are from one region of the Microbacterium paraoxydans genome:
- a CDS encoding ArsR/SmtB family transcription factor, whose protein sequence is MVAQTELSEAEVDRVFHALATSTRRDILRRTIEREQSVSTLASEYEMSFAAVQKHVAVLEAANLIVKRAEGRERLVRANPEMIARARALLARYEELWRSRIARLDDLLAEPSPPAGKPASTDPTSSQRNESQGD, encoded by the coding sequence ATGGTTGCACAAACGGAGTTGAGCGAAGCGGAGGTCGACCGTGTGTTCCACGCACTGGCGACGTCGACCCGGCGGGACATCCTGCGCCGGACGATCGAGCGGGAGCAGTCCGTCTCGACCCTCGCCTCCGAGTACGAGATGTCGTTCGCCGCGGTCCAGAAGCACGTGGCCGTGCTGGAGGCGGCGAACCTCATCGTCAAGCGCGCCGAGGGACGCGAGCGGCTCGTCCGCGCGAACCCCGAGATGATCGCCCGCGCCAGGGCGCTCCTCGCCCGATACGAAGAGCTGTGGCGGTCGCGCATCGCCCGGCTCGACGATCTCCTGGCCGAGCCGTCCCCGCCCGCGGGGAAGCCGGCCTCCACCGACCCCACCAGCAGTCAACGCAACGAATCGCAAGGAGACTGA
- a CDS encoding dihydrolipoyl dehydrogenase family protein, with translation MSDAFDLLVIGAGMAGTSAANKCAAQGWRVGIVDALPYGGTCALRGCDPKKILRRGAEIVDAARLMNDTGITEGGLRVDWPALMRRKRGFTDGVPKGMEDELTGNGATTFHGHAEFTGPNTLTIDGTTHHADRFLIATGATPRPLTFPGAAHLIDSTQFLDLDALPQRIVFIGGGFISFEFAHIAARAGAQCTIIDHGPRPLREFDPDLVELLTSRTEQAGIHVYRNTNVTAIEAAPAGFQISINTHGTTTRLDADLVVHGAGRVPALDGLHLDAAGIAGSLRGVTVAGHLQSTTNPAVYAAGDAADTAGRPLTPVAVFEGKVAASNMLKGTTTAPDYTGVPTTVFTIPELNRVGLLEEEAATSHNTAVRFTDTSNWYSTYRVAETTAAAKIIIDTDTDQILGAHLLGPGYSELINTFGIAIKLGLTTRQLKSTTATYPSLGSDLGSLL, from the coding sequence GTGAGTGACGCGTTCGATCTGCTGGTCATCGGTGCAGGCATGGCGGGCACGTCCGCTGCGAACAAGTGTGCGGCGCAGGGCTGGCGGGTCGGGATTGTCGACGCGTTGCCCTACGGCGGTACCTGCGCGCTCCGGGGATGCGACCCGAAAAAGATCCTCCGCCGCGGCGCCGAAATCGTCGATGCCGCCCGGCTGATGAACGACACCGGCATTACAGAAGGCGGCCTCCGTGTCGACTGGCCGGCCCTGATGCGGCGCAAGCGCGGCTTCACCGACGGTGTCCCGAAAGGCATGGAAGACGAACTCACCGGCAACGGTGCCACCACTTTTCACGGCCACGCCGAGTTCACTGGCCCGAACACCCTCACCATCGATGGCACTACCCACCACGCCGACCGCTTCCTCATCGCCACCGGGGCCACCCCGAGGCCGTTGACGTTCCCCGGTGCGGCACACCTCATCGACAGCACCCAATTCCTCGACCTCGATGCTCTACCGCAGCGGATCGTGTTCATCGGCGGCGGCTTCATCTCGTTCGAGTTCGCGCACATCGCCGCCCGCGCCGGCGCGCAGTGCACGATCATCGACCACGGCCCGCGACCCCTGCGCGAGTTCGACCCCGACCTGGTGGAGTTGCTGACCTCCCGCACCGAGCAAGCCGGCATCCACGTCTACCGAAACACCAACGTCACCGCCATCGAGGCCGCCCCCGCCGGGTTCCAGATCAGCATCAACACCCACGGCACGACCACCCGTCTTGACGCGGACCTCGTCGTTCATGGAGCAGGTCGCGTCCCCGCCCTCGATGGCCTCCATTTGGACGCTGCCGGTATTGCCGGCAGCCTACGTGGAGTCACCGTCGCCGGGCACCTGCAAAGCACCACCAACCCCGCCGTCTATGCCGCAGGAGACGCCGCCGACACCGCGGGACGTCCCCTGACTCCGGTGGCCGTGTTTGAGGGGAAAGTCGCCGCGTCGAACATGCTCAAAGGAACCACCACAGCACCCGACTACACCGGGGTCCCCACGACCGTGTTCACCATCCCGGAGCTGAACCGGGTCGGCCTCCTCGAAGAAGAAGCCGCCACAAGCCACAACACCGCCGTTCGCTTCACTGACACCAGCAACTGGTACTCCACCTACCGGGTCGCCGAAACCACCGCCGCCGCGAAGATCATCATCGATACCGACACCGATCAGATCCTTGGCGCGCACCTGCTCGGCCCCGGCTACTCCGAACTGATCAACACCTTCGGCATCGCCATCAAACTGGGTCTCACCACCCGGCAACTCAAATCCACCACCGCCACCTACCCCTCCCTCGGCTCCGACCTCGGCTCCCTACTCTGA
- a CDS encoding Mu transposase C-terminal domain-containing protein produces the protein MSGGERWRILRLHVEDQIPLTALSRETGIGLRTLQRWHQLYRDHGITALDPQPRADAGIRRTGGELVRFIEHLALTRPRPAIATLHRLASTEAERQGLVVPSYATVRDIVQSLDPALVTLALDGPIAYRDRYELVYRRRADGPNQIWQADHTELDILITSAVGGKSDRPWLTIVIDDHSRAICGYTVFTGAPSAMNTALALRQAIWRKTDPAWAMCGIPDVLHVDHGSDFTSHHLERTAIELRIRIIHSTVARPQGRGKIERFFRTINTELLSTLPGHLRPGDRNPHPALDLAALDQAIGGFIGMYNARPHRELGVSPRDAWVANGWLPRMPDSLEQLDGLLLTVPKNRVVQRDGIHFQGQRYLAPTLAPFVGHTITIRYDPRDISEIRVYDRDTFVCIAVDEAHPNLRLSLRDIETARRARRRALRHTINDRILTAVTRDEPRDVAAPPHRRRLRTYEEDE, from the coding sequence ATGAGCGGCGGGGAGCGGTGGCGAATTCTTCGACTACACGTCGAGGACCAGATACCTCTCACCGCTCTCTCCCGAGAAACCGGGATTGGCCTGCGTACGCTCCAACGCTGGCACCAGCTCTACCGAGACCACGGCATCACTGCACTCGACCCTCAACCGAGAGCCGACGCCGGCATTCGTCGCACGGGGGGCGAATTGGTCAGATTCATCGAGCACCTCGCGTTGACCAGGCCGAGGCCAGCGATCGCGACGCTGCACCGCCTTGCGAGTACCGAAGCGGAGCGGCAAGGCCTGGTGGTGCCCAGCTACGCCACTGTCAGAGATATCGTGCAGTCCCTCGACCCGGCACTGGTAACGCTCGCGTTGGATGGACCCATTGCGTATCGCGATCGATACGAGCTCGTATACCGGCGCCGAGCCGACGGGCCCAACCAGATCTGGCAGGCCGATCACACCGAACTCGACATCCTCATCACCAGTGCCGTAGGCGGCAAATCTGATCGACCCTGGCTCACGATCGTGATCGACGACCACTCACGCGCGATCTGCGGATACACCGTCTTCACCGGTGCACCATCAGCGATGAACACGGCCCTCGCGCTCAGGCAGGCGATCTGGCGCAAGACCGACCCCGCGTGGGCCATGTGTGGAATACCCGACGTGCTCCACGTCGACCACGGCTCCGACTTTACCAGCCATCACCTCGAACGCACCGCCATCGAGCTGCGCATCCGGATCATCCACTCCACCGTGGCTCGGCCCCAAGGCCGCGGCAAGATCGAACGCTTCTTCCGCACCATCAACACAGAGCTTCTCTCCACTCTCCCCGGGCACCTCAGACCAGGCGACAGGAATCCTCACCCCGCTCTAGATCTGGCCGCCCTCGACCAGGCGATCGGCGGGTTCATCGGGATGTACAACGCACGCCCGCACCGGGAGCTCGGAGTATCGCCTCGGGACGCGTGGGTCGCGAACGGCTGGCTTCCGCGAATGCCCGACAGTCTGGAACAACTCGACGGCCTCCTGCTCACGGTCCCCAAGAACCGGGTCGTGCAGCGCGACGGCATTCACTTCCAGGGCCAGCGCTACCTCGCTCCGACACTCGCCCCCTTCGTCGGGCACACGATCACAATCCGCTACGACCCGCGCGACATCTCCGAGATCCGCGTGTACGACCGCGACACATTCGTCTGCATCGCCGTCGACGAAGCCCACCCCAATCTCCGCCTCAGCCTCCGCGACATCGAAACCGCCCGCCGAGCCCGCCGCCGCGCACTCCGACACACCATCAACGACCGCATCCTCACCGCCGTCACCCGCGACGAGCCACGCGACGTCGCGGCACCTCCGCATCGCCGCCGGCTACGCACCTACGAAGAGGACGAGTGA
- a CDS encoding recombinase family protein yields the protein MRLLGYTRVSTSSQDAQLQLDALVAAGVQKRDVFADVTSGSKTAIERRGMKKLLEHAEAGDTVVVWRVDRLGRSLIDVLNTVNLLRERGIHVRSVSDGIDPATSTGRLMLNMLATLAEYERELIVERVNAGIAAARQSGTRFGRPLSDPAVIADKLAIAADARAKGRTAEDAARLVGWSRATLYRHQQALASRESITI from the coding sequence GTGAGACTTCTTGGATACACCCGCGTGAGCACATCGAGCCAGGATGCGCAGCTGCAGCTCGACGCACTCGTCGCCGCTGGTGTTCAGAAGCGCGACGTGTTCGCCGATGTCACCTCCGGGAGCAAGACCGCGATCGAGCGTCGTGGGATGAAAAAACTCCTCGAGCACGCAGAAGCCGGTGACACCGTCGTCGTCTGGCGCGTGGACCGCCTCGGCCGCTCCCTCATCGACGTGCTGAACACCGTAAACCTGCTGCGCGAGCGGGGCATCCATGTGCGTTCTGTCTCGGATGGGATAGATCCAGCGACATCGACGGGCCGGTTGATGCTGAACATGCTCGCCACGCTCGCGGAGTACGAGCGTGAACTGATTGTCGAGCGGGTAAATGCTGGGATCGCCGCCGCCAGGCAGAGCGGCACTCGCTTCGGTCGTCCACTCTCGGACCCAGCGGTAATCGCCGACAAGCTCGCGATCGCCGCCGACGCCCGAGCGAAAGGTCGCACCGCCGAAGATGCAGCACGGCTCGTCGGGTGGAGTCGCGCCACGCTCTACCGCCACCAGCAAGCCCTCGCCAGCCGCGAGAGCATCACCATCTAG
- a CDS encoding heavy metal translocating P-type ATPase, which produces MSAACGCEHEPAQPATAAEDETEEVVRPWWRDRGIMVPVFSGVAFLAGLILEWSGLEIPALVLFWAGLLLGASTFTPGAIRKLFKGKLGIGLLMTISAIGAVILGYVEEAAALAFLYSIAEALEDKAMDRARGGLRALLNLVPETATVLQNGVSAQVPARELTVGQVMVVRPGERIATDGIVRSGRSSLDTSAITGESIPVEVEPGDAVSAGAINSAGALEVETTAAGTDNSLTTIVELVEKAQTEKGERARLADRIARPLVPGVLILAALVAIIGSLLGDPEVWITRALVVLVAASPCALAISVPLTVVAAIGAASKFGVIIKSGAVFERFGTVRHVAVDKTGTLTRNEPAVTAVLTANGVTETQALAWAAALEQHSTHPLASAITAAAPGTPAAADVTEQAGHGIDGTVGGSRITVGSPRWLDAGDLGKQVAELEEQGMTVVIVHRDGTPVAAIGVRDELRPEVPEVVRTLTNQGVGVTMLTGDNARTARALAAQAGISNVRAELRPEDKATAIGELSKAGPVAMIGDGINDAPALAGADIGIAMGATGSDAAIESADVAFTGHDLRLIPRAFDHARRGRRIINQNIILSLLIITALLPLALFGVLGLAAVVLVHEVAEVIVILNGLRAARTRTPRLES; this is translated from the coding sequence GTGAGCGCGGCGTGTGGCTGCGAGCACGAGCCTGCCCAGCCTGCCACTGCGGCGGAGGATGAGACCGAAGAGGTTGTGCGGCCCTGGTGGAGGGACCGTGGGATCATGGTGCCGGTCTTCTCCGGTGTCGCATTCCTGGCCGGTCTGATCCTTGAATGGTCCGGCCTCGAGATCCCGGCGCTGGTGTTGTTCTGGGCCGGTCTGCTCCTCGGTGCGTCGACGTTCACGCCCGGCGCGATCCGGAAACTGTTCAAGGGCAAGCTCGGTATCGGGCTGCTGATGACGATCAGCGCGATCGGCGCGGTCATCCTCGGCTACGTGGAGGAGGCTGCGGCTCTGGCGTTCTTGTACTCGATTGCTGAGGCGCTCGAGGACAAGGCGATGGACCGTGCCCGGGGCGGGCTGAGGGCGCTGCTGAACCTCGTGCCGGAGACAGCGACCGTGCTGCAGAACGGCGTCTCTGCGCAGGTGCCCGCGAGAGAGCTGACGGTCGGCCAGGTCATGGTGGTCCGTCCCGGCGAGCGGATCGCAACCGACGGGATCGTCCGTTCTGGCCGCTCCAGCCTGGACACCTCGGCGATCACCGGGGAGTCGATCCCCGTCGAGGTCGAGCCCGGCGATGCGGTGTCGGCCGGTGCGATCAACAGCGCCGGCGCGCTGGAGGTCGAAACGACCGCTGCGGGCACCGACAACTCGCTCACCACGATCGTGGAGCTGGTCGAGAAGGCGCAGACCGAGAAGGGCGAGCGTGCACGTCTCGCGGACAGGATCGCCCGCCCGCTCGTACCCGGCGTTCTGATCCTCGCAGCGCTCGTCGCGATCATCGGGTCGCTGCTGGGCGATCCAGAGGTGTGGATCACCCGCGCGCTTGTCGTGCTGGTCGCCGCTTCTCCGTGTGCGCTGGCGATCTCGGTGCCGCTGACGGTCGTCGCCGCGATCGGCGCAGCAAGCAAGTTCGGCGTGATCATCAAGTCCGGCGCCGTCTTCGAGCGCTTCGGCACGGTCCGCCACGTCGCGGTCGACAAGACCGGCACCCTCACCCGCAACGAACCTGCGGTCACCGCGGTGCTCACTGCGAACGGCGTGACCGAGACACAGGCGCTGGCCTGGGCGGCCGCACTGGAGCAGCACAGCACGCATCCCCTTGCCTCTGCGATCACCGCCGCGGCCCCGGGCACACCGGCAGCTGCAGATGTGACCGAGCAGGCCGGGCACGGCATCGACGGCACTGTCGGCGGATCGAGAATCACCGTCGGCAGTCCTCGCTGGCTGGACGCGGGCGACCTCGGGAAGCAGGTCGCGGAGTTGGAGGAGCAGGGCATGACCGTCGTGATCGTCCACCGCGACGGAACCCCCGTCGCCGCGATCGGCGTCCGCGACGAACTGCGCCCTGAAGTCCCCGAGGTAGTCCGGACGCTCACCAACCAAGGCGTCGGCGTGACGATGCTCACCGGAGACAACGCCCGCACCGCTCGTGCACTGGCCGCGCAGGCCGGGATCAGCAACGTGCGCGCGGAACTGCGTCCCGAGGATAAGGCAACCGCGATCGGCGAGCTGTCAAAGGCGGGGCCGGTCGCGATGATCGGCGACGGAATCAACGACGCACCGGCCCTCGCTGGCGCAGACATCGGTATCGCGATGGGCGCCACCGGCTCCGACGCGGCAATCGAATCCGCCGACGTGGCCTTCACCGGCCATGATCTGCGCCTCATCCCGCGAGCGTTCGATCACGCCCGCCGCGGTCGACGGATCATCAACCAGAACATCATCCTGTCGCTGCTGATCATCACTGCACTGCTCCCGCTCGCGCTCTTCGGCGTCCTGGGGCTCGCGGCCGTCGTCCTGGTCCACGAGGTCGCGGAGGTCATCGTGATCCTCAACGGTCTGCGCGCCGCACGCACCCGCACGCCACGACTGGAAAGCTGA
- the cmtR gene encoding Cd(II)/Pb(II)-sensing metalloregulatory transcriptional regulator CmtR: MLTISSRLDVMNRLGRAMADPTRSRILMSLLGGPSYPAVLSRELELTRSNVSNHLTCLRDCGIVVAEPEGRQTRYEIADPHLTAALVALVDVTLAVDEHAPCVDSACTVAGCCGTGADA, from the coding sequence GTGCTGACTATTTCCTCACGCCTCGATGTCATGAACCGGCTCGGCCGGGCCATGGCCGATCCCACGCGTTCCCGAATCCTAATGTCTCTGCTCGGTGGACCGAGCTACCCGGCTGTGCTCTCTCGTGAGCTGGAGCTGACGCGTTCGAACGTGTCGAACCATCTCACCTGCCTGCGTGACTGCGGGATTGTCGTTGCCGAGCCGGAGGGTCGCCAGACTCGTTACGAGATCGCCGACCCGCATCTTACGGCTGCGCTCGTCGCGCTCGTGGACGTGACGCTGGCGGTCGATGAGCACGCGCCGTGCGTGGACTCTGCGTGCACGGTGGCTGGCTGCTGTGGGACGGGGGCGGACGCGTGA
- a CDS encoding signal peptidase II — protein sequence MTSSQSEAHPPAARKLSSTRRRQLTGGALLIAVVVVLIDQGTKVWAEATLTDRERIPLIGDLLGLQLAYNPGAAFSFGEGFTWVFALLAVAATVTAIVFAFRVQRVRWAIVIGALGGASASHAGDRLFRDPGFARGHVVDFLAYGNWFIGNIADIVIFAAAITGAVFMIRAGDESTE from the coding sequence ATGACCTCCTCCCAGTCAGAGGCTCATCCGCCCGCTGCGCGCAAGCTGTCGTCGACCCGGCGGCGGCAGCTCACTGGTGGAGCGCTCTTGATCGCCGTGGTCGTCGTGCTGATCGATCAGGGAACCAAGGTGTGGGCCGAAGCGACCCTCACCGACCGTGAGCGCATCCCGCTGATCGGTGACCTGCTGGGTTTGCAGCTCGCCTATAACCCCGGAGCGGCATTCTCCTTCGGGGAAGGCTTCACCTGGGTGTTCGCGCTGCTCGCTGTCGCCGCCACGGTCACAGCGATCGTGTTCGCGTTCCGAGTGCAACGCGTGAGATGGGCGATCGTCATCGGCGCGCTCGGCGGCGCTTCCGCCTCACACGCAGGCGACCGCCTTTTCCGGGACCCCGGATTCGCCCGTGGTCACGTCGTGGACTTCCTCGCCTACGGAAACTGGTTCATCGGCAACATCGCCGACATCGTAATCTTCGCCGCAGCGATCACCGGAGCAGTTTTCATGATCCGCGCCGGGGATGAGAGCACCGAGTGA
- a CDS encoding heavy metal-responsive transcriptional regulator, translated as MRIGDLAATTGVSTQTLRFYEREGLLSAPSRQSNGYRVYDDEVASRVGFIRAAQSAGLTLADIAGVLTLREDGQAPCSHVHSLLDGKLNEVRVRQQELARLETELVDMLTTSSAVDPATCSERSICNVIPRLLP; from the coding sequence ATGCGCATTGGAGACCTCGCCGCCACCACGGGAGTCAGCACCCAGACCCTTCGTTTCTACGAACGCGAAGGGCTACTTTCTGCACCGAGTCGACAAAGCAATGGATACCGGGTCTATGACGATGAGGTCGCTTCCCGCGTCGGATTCATTCGCGCCGCTCAATCTGCCGGATTGACGCTGGCCGACATCGCCGGAGTCCTCACTCTCCGGGAAGACGGGCAGGCGCCCTGCTCGCACGTGCACTCGCTGCTCGATGGCAAACTCAATGAAGTCAGGGTCCGTCAACAAGAACTCGCCCGTCTCGAAACAGAACTCGTCGACATGCTCACCACCAGTTCGGCCGTCGACCCAGCGACGTGCTCGGAGCGCAGCATCTGCAACGTCATCCCGCGGCTGCTACCGTAA
- a CDS encoding four-helix bundle copper-binding protein, giving the protein MTVTEEMLSTYPKDLGGIDQKKLVDCIDACLACAQACTACADACLSEDMVADLIKCIRANQDCADLCVTTTRILSRRTGHDASVTRAALEACRAACLSCANECEQHTMHEHCTICAEACRRCEQACVALLESL; this is encoded by the coding sequence ATGACCGTCACCGAAGAAATGCTCAGCACGTATCCGAAAGATCTGGGCGGAATTGATCAGAAGAAGCTCGTCGACTGCATCGACGCGTGTCTCGCGTGCGCGCAAGCCTGCACCGCATGTGCCGACGCTTGCCTCAGCGAGGACATGGTTGCTGACCTAATCAAGTGCATTCGCGCGAACCAGGACTGTGCAGACCTTTGCGTAACCACCACCCGGATCCTCTCCCGTCGCACCGGGCACGACGCCAGCGTCACCCGTGCCGCGCTCGAAGCTTGCCGAGCGGCGTGCCTGAGCTGTGCTAACGAGTGTGAACAGCACACCATGCACGAACACTGCACGATCTGCGCTGAGGCATGCCGACGCTGCGAACAGGCGTGCGTTGCACTGCTGGAGTCGCTATGA
- a CDS encoding cadmium resistance transporter gives MLATIGSAIGLFAATNIDDIVVLTVLFLASSRGKPRPWQIVAGQYLGFITLVVISVIAALGLTIVPDEWVGFLGLIPLGIGIWTLIRGLRRNSDDDDDDSKITAVGLWGVAGITIANGADNISLYTPIFRTSAPSDVAIMIVVFLILVAVWCAAGRLIGTNKAVTEGLERVEHWLVPAVFIGLGLFILIESGVIVRLIEVLA, from the coding sequence ATGCTCGCAACTATCGGTTCAGCGATCGGCCTGTTCGCGGCAACCAACATCGACGACATTGTCGTGCTCACCGTGCTGTTCCTGGCTTCCAGTCGAGGGAAGCCCCGGCCGTGGCAGATCGTCGCGGGCCAGTATCTCGGGTTCATCACCCTCGTCGTGATCAGCGTGATCGCCGCTCTCGGTCTCACCATCGTTCCGGACGAATGGGTCGGTTTCCTGGGTCTGATCCCGCTCGGCATCGGCATCTGGACGCTCATTCGCGGCCTGCGCCGTAACAGCGATGACGATGATGACGACTCCAAGATCACCGCGGTCGGACTATGGGGCGTCGCAGGGATCACGATCGCCAACGGGGCCGACAACATCTCCCTCTACACGCCGATCTTCCGCACCAGCGCCCCCAGCGACGTCGCGATCATGATCGTCGTATTCCTGATCCTCGTCGCGGTCTGGTGCGCGGCCGGCCGGCTGATCGGCACCAACAAGGCTGTTACCGAGGGGCTGGAGCGCGTCGAGCACTGGCTCGTACCGGCCGTGTTCATCGGCCTGGGCCTGTTCATCCTGATCGAATCTGGGGTCATCGTCCGTCTGATCGAGGTGCTCGCATGA
- a CDS encoding DUF305 domain-containing protein yields the protein MTSQHADNGSRPPAGHSQGKNQGGMSSYLKLAVSLSLSFVVMYFLTFAMINVLDDLFLNISNLYMALMMVFPMGIIMVIVMWKMFPNKAANISLLVGFAALFLVAFFMGRSEALVGNDQFLRSMIPHHSRAILVCEQSDISDPEIQDLCEQIISSQQEEIDQMNEILDRLDD from the coding sequence ATGACAAGCCAGCACGCCGACAACGGTTCACGCCCGCCGGCCGGCCACTCCCAGGGGAAGAATCAGGGCGGGATGTCGAGCTACCTTAAGCTCGCCGTCTCGCTATCGCTCAGCTTCGTTGTGATGTACTTCCTCACGTTTGCGATGATCAACGTCCTGGACGATCTCTTCCTCAACATCAGCAACCTCTACATGGCACTGATGATGGTCTTCCCCATGGGCATCATCATGGTCATCGTCATGTGGAAGATGTTCCCGAACAAGGCCGCGAACATCAGCTTGCTCGTAGGTTTCGCCGCGCTTTTCCTTGTCGCCTTCTTCATGGGACGCTCGGAAGCGCTCGTCGGTAACGACCAGTTCCTCCGTTCCATGATCCCGCATCACTCTCGAGCGATTCTGGTGTGTGAGCAATCAGACATCAGCGACCCGGAGATCCAAGATCTCTGTGAGCAGATCATCTCGTCACAGCAGGAAGAGATCGACCAGATGAATGAGATTCTCGACCGTCTCGACGATTAG
- a CDS encoding AAA family ATPase, translated as MNQPFIVTKEHRRFTEFANAVRKEKTIGICHGDAGVGKTNSARRYANWDALEPYINKWGPRGEHDAKHYALANRSRTVFYTPEVLCRPKDLMHDIDRWQAKVEICADEHLRSRETEPTTTPIGMSHLVDLLIIDEAERLTPTALELLRDRHDREHLSMILIGMPGIDQRFRHYPQLYSRLGFSHHYRTLGREELLFVLDRHWKHLGQQLDPEDFTDAQAIAAIERITRGNFRLLERLFPQIARVLKINGLETITDDVIEAAASILVIGN; from the coding sequence ATGAACCAGCCATTCATCGTCACCAAAGAGCACCGACGCTTCACCGAATTCGCGAACGCCGTCCGCAAAGAGAAAACCATCGGCATCTGCCACGGCGACGCCGGCGTCGGCAAGACCAACTCCGCCCGCCGCTACGCAAACTGGGACGCTCTGGAGCCCTACATCAACAAGTGGGGACCTCGCGGCGAGCACGACGCCAAGCACTACGCCCTCGCCAACCGATCCCGGACTGTCTTCTACACACCCGAGGTCCTCTGCAGACCCAAAGATCTCATGCACGACATCGACCGCTGGCAGGCAAAGGTCGAGATCTGCGCCGACGAACACCTCCGCTCGCGTGAGACCGAACCGACCACCACGCCGATCGGCATGTCTCACCTCGTGGATCTGCTCATCATCGACGAAGCCGAAAGGCTCACACCGACTGCGCTCGAGCTGCTCCGCGACCGCCACGACCGTGAACACCTCTCTATGATCCTCATTGGCATGCCCGGCATCGACCAACGGTTCCGCCACTACCCACAGCTCTACAGCCGACTCGGCTTCTCCCACCACTACCGAACCCTCGGCCGAGAAGAACTCCTCTTCGTCCTCGACCGCCACTGGAAACACCTAGGACAGCAACTCGACCCAGAGGACTTCACCGACGCGCAGGCGATAGCTGCGATCGAACGCATCACCCGTGGCAACTTTCGTCTCCTTGAACGGCTCTTCCCTCAGATCGCCCGAGTGCTGAAGATCAACGGGCTTGAGACCATCACCGACGACGTCATCGAAGCCGCAGCTAGCATCCTCGTCATCGGCAACTAA
- a CDS encoding metal-sensitive transcriptional regulator, which translates to MNGYDGSKDDLRKRLNRVEGQVRGISRMVDEDKYCIDILTQVSAATKALETVALSLLSDHLSHCVAQASAEGGDFAAEKVREANEAIARLVRS; encoded by the coding sequence ATGAACGGGTACGACGGAAGCAAGGACGACCTGCGCAAGCGGTTGAATCGCGTCGAAGGCCAGGTGCGGGGGATCTCCCGGATGGTTGATGAGGACAAGTACTGCATCGACATCCTTACGCAGGTCTCTGCGGCGACGAAGGCCCTGGAGACGGTGGCGTTGTCGTTGCTGAGCGATCATCTGAGTCACTGCGTCGCTCAGGCAAGTGCTGAGGGTGGCGACTTCGCAGCGGAGAAGGTTCGTGAGGCCAACGAAGCCATCGCCCGCCTGGTTCGTTCATGA